A window of Rufibacter sp. LB8 contains these coding sequences:
- the mazG gene encoding nucleoside triphosphate pyrophosphohydrolase: MDNPVALASSGRAAQLEAFSRLLDILDELREKCPWDRKQTMESLRHLTIEETYELSDAILKNDMPEVKKELGDVMLHLVFYAKIASEQGHFDLAQVLQAQCDKLVFRHPHIYGDATADTEEQVKKNWETLKLREGNKSVLGGVPGSLPSMVKAMRIQEKARGVGFDWENADQVWEKVEEELAEFKAEFNKPTLTEEEKKRATAELGDVFFSLINFARFLDLNPEEALERTNLKFIQRFQYLERAAAQQGLALNEMTLAQMDVYWNEAKKEDNQN; the protein is encoded by the coding sequence ATGGACAATCCTGTAGCGTTAGCATCTTCTGGCCGTGCGGCCCAACTGGAAGCCTTCAGCCGTTTGCTGGACATTCTGGATGAACTGCGCGAGAAGTGCCCCTGGGACCGGAAGCAGACCATGGAAAGCCTGCGCCACCTGACCATAGAGGAAACCTACGAACTCTCAGACGCCATCTTAAAAAATGACATGCCTGAGGTGAAGAAGGAGCTGGGCGACGTGATGCTGCATTTGGTCTTTTACGCCAAGATTGCTTCTGAGCAAGGTCATTTTGATCTGGCCCAGGTGCTGCAGGCCCAATGTGACAAGCTGGTGTTCCGGCACCCGCACATATACGGAGACGCCACCGCTGACACAGAGGAGCAGGTGAAGAAAAACTGGGAGACGCTCAAACTCAGAGAAGGCAATAAATCTGTGCTGGGCGGCGTTCCAGGGTCACTCCCTAGTATGGTGAAAGCCATGCGTATACAGGAAAAGGCCCGCGGCGTTGGATTTGACTGGGAGAATGCAGACCAAGTCTGGGAAAAAGTAGAAGAAGAACTGGCAGAGTTCAAGGCGGAGTTCAACAAACCCACCTTAACAGAAGAAGAGAAGAAACGCGCCACCGCAGAACTGGGTGACGTCTTTTTCTCCCTCATCAACTTCGCCCGCTTCTTAGACCTCAACCCAGAGGAGGCCCTGGAAAGAACCAACCTCAAATTCATTCAGCGTTTTCAGTACCTAGAGCGGGCAGCGGCCCAGCAAGGTCTGGCCTTGAATGAGATGACCCTGGCGCAGATGGACGTGTATTGGAACGAGGCCAAAAAGGAGGATAACCAAAACTGA